In Bos indicus isolate NIAB-ARS_2022 breed Sahiwal x Tharparkar chromosome 19, NIAB-ARS_B.indTharparkar_mat_pri_1.0, whole genome shotgun sequence, the following proteins share a genomic window:
- the TMC8 gene encoding transmembrane channel-like protein 8 isoform X2 produces the protein MQRQCSGQAPGEPEAEPGGEELCEQEMKRLCLSQQPVRVLPYAMMDKRFIRQLREPEGVKTSCWQQWRRRRQTAGRRLGEAARRLTRGCGLWEGALYEIGGLFGTGIQSYFTFLRFLLLLNLLTLLLTCSFVLLPLVWLRPPDPGPALNFTLQCPGSGHLPQTGVSKFNNLLWNVFTGRAFNNTCLFYGAYRAGPESSSTYSIRLAYLLSPLACLLLCFCGILRRMVKGLPQKMFLGQDYRSPLSAKVFSSWDFCIRGQEAATIKRHEISNEFKMELEEGRHLLLLQQQTRAQRACHLLTYLRVNILIGLLVVGAISAIFWATKYSQDNKEESLFLLLQYLPPGVIALVNFLGPLLFVFLVQLENYPPNTEVNLTLIWCVVLKLASLGMFSFSLGQTVLCIGRNKTSCESYGYNACDYQCWENSVGEELYKLSIFNFLLTVAFAFLVSLPRRMLVERFSGRFWVWLDREEFLVPKNVLDIVEGQTVTWMGLFYCPLLPLLNSIFIFLTFYIKKLVLLLGLLLAAVPLGYVVSSIRSSWDCGLFANYSAPWQVVPELVALWLPPPSQRILYYLGSHAFSFPLLILLSLVLTVCISQSQASSRAIRRLRKQLVWQVQEKWHLVDDLSRLLAEPGSGDSLGPESPVSRGSRPRSFCPGFPCPGSPGPRPRKPGPSLEDPAGLRGVSVPAHRFRFPSGSEL, from the exons ATGCAGAGGCAGTGCTCGGGGCAGGCCCCGGGGGAGCCAGAAGCCGAGCCAGGGGGCGAGGAGCTATGTGAGCAGGAGATGAAGCGGCTGTGCCTCTCCCAGCAGCCGGTGCGGGTACTGCCCTACGCCATGATGGACAAGCGCTTTATCCG GCAGCTACGGGAGCCCGAGGGGGTGAAGACCTCCTGCTGGCAGCAGTGGCGTCGCAGGCGGCAGACTGCGGGTCGGCGACTGGGGGAGGCAGCTCGGCGGCTGACCCGGGGCTGTGGGCTCTGGGAGGGGGCTCTCTACGAGATCGGCG GCCTCTTTGGCACTGGAATCCAGTCCTATTTCACCTTCCTTCGCTTCCTGCTGCTACTTAACCTGCTGACCCTGCTTCTGACCTGCAGCTTTGTCCTGCTGCCCCTGGTCTGGCTCCGGCCCCCTGACCCAGGACCGGCTCTGAACTTCA CTCTCCAGTGTCCTGGTAGTGGCCACCTACCCCAGACCGGTGTTTCCAAGTTCAACAATCTACTCTGGAATGTTTTTACCGGCAGG GCCTTCAACAACACCTGTCTCTTTTACGGAGCGTACCGGGCGGGGCCCGAAAGCAGCTCGACATACAGTATCCGCCTGGCCTACCTCCTGAGCCCACTGGCCTGCCTGCTCCTTTGCTTCTGTGGGATTCTGCGGAG GATGGTGAAGGGGCTGCCACAGAAGATGTTCCTGGGCCAGGACTATCGGTCGCCTCTCAGTGCAAAGGTCTTCTCGTCCTGGGACTTCTGCATCCGGGGGCAGGAGGCCGCCACCATCAAGAGGCATGAGATCAGCAATGAATTCAAG atggagctggaggaggggcGTCACTTGCTGCTCCTGCAGCAGCAGACCCGGGCTCAGAGGGCCTGCCACCTGCTCACCTACCTTCGGGTCAACATCCTCATCGGGCTCCTGGTGGTTGGAGCCATCAGCGCCATCTTCTGGGCCACCAAGTACTCGCAGGACAACAAGGAG GAGTCCTTGTTTCTGCTGCTCCAGTACCTGCCCCCTGGGGTCATCGCCCTGGTCAACTTTCTGGGTCCCCTGCTGTTCGTTTTCCTGGTCCAGCTGGAGAACTACCCTCCCAACACTGAGGTCAACCTCACCCTTATCTG gtGCGTGGTGCTTAAGCTGGCCAGCCTGGGAATGTTCTCCTTCTCGCTGGGCCAGACCGTGCTGTGCATCGGCAGAAACAAGACCAGCTGTGAGTCCTACGGCTACAACGCCTGTGACTACCAG TGCTGGGAGAATTCGGTGGGAGAGGAGCTGTACAAACTCAGCATCTTCAACTTCCTCCTCACGGTGGCCTTCGCCTTCCTTGTCAGCCTGCCTAGGAG gatgttGGTGGAGCGGTTCTCTGGCCGGTTCTGGGTTTGGCTGGACCGAGAGGAGTTCCTGGTGCCCAAGAACGTGCTGGACATCGTGGAGGGGCAGACAGTCACCTGGATGGGCCTCTTCTACTGCCCCCTGCTGCCCCTGCTCAACAGCATCTTCATTTTCCTCACCTTCTATATCAAGAAG CTGGTGCTCCTCCTGGGCCTGCTCCTGGCCGCCGTACCCCTGGGCTATGTGGTCAGCAG catccgctCCTCCTGGGACTGTGGCCTCTTTGCCAACTACTCGGCCCCCTGGCAGGTGGTCCCTGAGCTGGTGGCCCTCTGGCTCCCACCCCCCAGCCAGCGCATCCTCTACTACCTGGGTTCCCACGCCTTCAGCTTCCCGCTTCTCATCCTACTCAG CCTTGTCCTGACCGTGTGCATCTCCCAGTCCCAGGCCAGTTCCAGAGCCATCCGGAGACTGCGGAAGCAGCTGGTGTGG CAAGTCCAGGAGAAGTGGCACCTGGTGGATGACCTGTCGCGGCTGCTAGCGGAGCCGGGCTCCGGCGACTCTCTGGGGCCTGAGTCCCCTGTGTCCCGAGGATCACGCCCGAGATCCTTCTGCCCCGGATTTCCGTGCCCGGGCTCCCCGGGACCCAGGCCACGCAAGCCAGGACCCTCCCTTGAAGACCCCGCCGGGTTGCGCGGTGTCTCGGTCCCCGCCCATAGATTCCGCTTCCCCAGCGGTTCGGAGCTGTAG
- the TMC8 gene encoding transmembrane channel-like protein 8 isoform X1, whose product MQRQCSGQAPGEPEAEPGGEELCEQEMKRLCLSQQPVRVLPYAMMDKRFIRQLREPEGVKTSCWQQWRRRRQTAGRRLGEAARRLTRGCGLWEGALYEIGGLFGTGIQSYFTFLRFLLLLNLLTLLLTCSFVLLPLVWLRPPDPGPALNFTLQCPGSGHLPQTGVSKFNNLLWNVFTGRAFNNTCLFYGAYRAGPESSSTYSIRLAYLLSPLACLLLCFCGILRRMVKGLPQKMFLGQDYRSPLSAKVFSSWDFCIRGQEAATIKRHEISNEFKMELEEGRHLLLLQQQTRAQRACHLLTYLRVNILIGLLVVGAISAIFWATKYSQDNKEESLFLLLQYLPPGVIALVNFLGPLLFVFLVQLENYPPNTEVNLTLIWCVVLKLASLGMFSFSLGQTVLCIGRNKTSCESYGYNACDYQCWENSVGEELYKLSIFNFLLTVAFAFLVSLPRRMLVERFSGRFWVWLDREEFLVPKNVLDIVEGQTVTWMGLFYCPLLPLLNSIFIFLTFYIKKYTLLRNSRASPRRFRASSSIFFFQLVLLLGLLLAAVPLGYVVSSIRSSWDCGLFANYSAPWQVVPELVALWLPPPSQRILYYLGSHAFSFPLLILLSLVLTVCISQSQASSRAIRRLRKQLVWQVQEKWHLVDDLSRLLAEPGSGDSLGPESPVSRGSRPRSFCPGFPCPGSPGPRPRKPGPSLEDPAGLRGVSVPAHRFRFPSGSEL is encoded by the exons ATGCAGAGGCAGTGCTCGGGGCAGGCCCCGGGGGAGCCAGAAGCCGAGCCAGGGGGCGAGGAGCTATGTGAGCAGGAGATGAAGCGGCTGTGCCTCTCCCAGCAGCCGGTGCGGGTACTGCCCTACGCCATGATGGACAAGCGCTTTATCCG GCAGCTACGGGAGCCCGAGGGGGTGAAGACCTCCTGCTGGCAGCAGTGGCGTCGCAGGCGGCAGACTGCGGGTCGGCGACTGGGGGAGGCAGCTCGGCGGCTGACCCGGGGCTGTGGGCTCTGGGAGGGGGCTCTCTACGAGATCGGCG GCCTCTTTGGCACTGGAATCCAGTCCTATTTCACCTTCCTTCGCTTCCTGCTGCTACTTAACCTGCTGACCCTGCTTCTGACCTGCAGCTTTGTCCTGCTGCCCCTGGTCTGGCTCCGGCCCCCTGACCCAGGACCGGCTCTGAACTTCA CTCTCCAGTGTCCTGGTAGTGGCCACCTACCCCAGACCGGTGTTTCCAAGTTCAACAATCTACTCTGGAATGTTTTTACCGGCAGG GCCTTCAACAACACCTGTCTCTTTTACGGAGCGTACCGGGCGGGGCCCGAAAGCAGCTCGACATACAGTATCCGCCTGGCCTACCTCCTGAGCCCACTGGCCTGCCTGCTCCTTTGCTTCTGTGGGATTCTGCGGAG GATGGTGAAGGGGCTGCCACAGAAGATGTTCCTGGGCCAGGACTATCGGTCGCCTCTCAGTGCAAAGGTCTTCTCGTCCTGGGACTTCTGCATCCGGGGGCAGGAGGCCGCCACCATCAAGAGGCATGAGATCAGCAATGAATTCAAG atggagctggaggaggggcGTCACTTGCTGCTCCTGCAGCAGCAGACCCGGGCTCAGAGGGCCTGCCACCTGCTCACCTACCTTCGGGTCAACATCCTCATCGGGCTCCTGGTGGTTGGAGCCATCAGCGCCATCTTCTGGGCCACCAAGTACTCGCAGGACAACAAGGAG GAGTCCTTGTTTCTGCTGCTCCAGTACCTGCCCCCTGGGGTCATCGCCCTGGTCAACTTTCTGGGTCCCCTGCTGTTCGTTTTCCTGGTCCAGCTGGAGAACTACCCTCCCAACACTGAGGTCAACCTCACCCTTATCTG gtGCGTGGTGCTTAAGCTGGCCAGCCTGGGAATGTTCTCCTTCTCGCTGGGCCAGACCGTGCTGTGCATCGGCAGAAACAAGACCAGCTGTGAGTCCTACGGCTACAACGCCTGTGACTACCAG TGCTGGGAGAATTCGGTGGGAGAGGAGCTGTACAAACTCAGCATCTTCAACTTCCTCCTCACGGTGGCCTTCGCCTTCCTTGTCAGCCTGCCTAGGAG gatgttGGTGGAGCGGTTCTCTGGCCGGTTCTGGGTTTGGCTGGACCGAGAGGAGTTCCTGGTGCCCAAGAACGTGCTGGACATCGTGGAGGGGCAGACAGTCACCTGGATGGGCCTCTTCTACTGCCCCCTGCTGCCCCTGCTCAACAGCATCTTCATTTTCCTCACCTTCTATATCAAGAAG TACACTCTGCTGAGGAACTCCAGGGCGTCCCCTCGGCGATTCCGCGCCTCCAGCTCCATCTTCTTCTTCCAGCTGGTGCTCCTCCTGGGCCTGCTCCTGGCCGCCGTACCCCTGGGCTATGTGGTCAGCAG catccgctCCTCCTGGGACTGTGGCCTCTTTGCCAACTACTCGGCCCCCTGGCAGGTGGTCCCTGAGCTGGTGGCCCTCTGGCTCCCACCCCCCAGCCAGCGCATCCTCTACTACCTGGGTTCCCACGCCTTCAGCTTCCCGCTTCTCATCCTACTCAG CCTTGTCCTGACCGTGTGCATCTCCCAGTCCCAGGCCAGTTCCAGAGCCATCCGGAGACTGCGGAAGCAGCTGGTGTGG CAAGTCCAGGAGAAGTGGCACCTGGTGGATGACCTGTCGCGGCTGCTAGCGGAGCCGGGCTCCGGCGACTCTCTGGGGCCTGAGTCCCCTGTGTCCCGAGGATCACGCCCGAGATCCTTCTGCCCCGGATTTCCGTGCCCGGGCTCCCCGGGACCCAGGCCACGCAAGCCAGGACCCTCCCTTGAAGACCCCGCCGGGTTGCGCGGTGTCTCGGTCCCCGCCCATAGATTCCGCTTCCCCAGCGGTTCGGAGCTGTAG
- the TMC8 gene encoding transmembrane channel-like protein 8 isoform X5 yields MQRQCSGQAPGEPEAEPGGEELCEQEMKRLCLSQQPVRVLPYAMMDKRFIRQLREPEGVKTSCWQQWRRRRQTAGRRLGEAARRLTRGCGLWEGALYEIGGLFGTGIQSYFTFLRFLLLLNLLTLLLTCSFVLLPLVWLRPPDPGPALNFTLQCPGSGHLPQTGVSKFNNLLWNVFTGRAFNNTCLFYGAYRAGPESSSTYSIRLAYLLSPLACLLLCFCGILRRMVKGLPQKMFLGQDYRSPLSAKVFSSWDFCIRGQEAATIKRHEISNEFKMELEEGRHLLLLQQQTRAQRACHLLTYLRVNILIGLLVVGAISAIFWATKYSQDNKEESLFLLLQYLPPGVIALVNFLGPLLFVFLVQLENYPPNTEVNLTLIWCVVLKLASLGMFSFSLGQTVLCIGRNKTSCESYGYNACDYQCWENSVGEELYKLSIFNFLLTVAFAFLVSLPRRMLVERFSGRFWVWLDREEFLVPKNVLDIVEGQTVTWMGLFYCPLLPLLNSIFIFLTFYIKKLVLLLGLLLAAVPLGYVVSSLVLTVCISQSQASSRAIRRLRKQLVWQVQEKWHLVDDLSRLLAEPGSGDSLGPESPVSRGSRPRSFCPGFPCPGSPGPRPRKPGPSLEDPAGLRGVSVPAHRFRFPSGSEL; encoded by the exons ATGCAGAGGCAGTGCTCGGGGCAGGCCCCGGGGGAGCCAGAAGCCGAGCCAGGGGGCGAGGAGCTATGTGAGCAGGAGATGAAGCGGCTGTGCCTCTCCCAGCAGCCGGTGCGGGTACTGCCCTACGCCATGATGGACAAGCGCTTTATCCG GCAGCTACGGGAGCCCGAGGGGGTGAAGACCTCCTGCTGGCAGCAGTGGCGTCGCAGGCGGCAGACTGCGGGTCGGCGACTGGGGGAGGCAGCTCGGCGGCTGACCCGGGGCTGTGGGCTCTGGGAGGGGGCTCTCTACGAGATCGGCG GCCTCTTTGGCACTGGAATCCAGTCCTATTTCACCTTCCTTCGCTTCCTGCTGCTACTTAACCTGCTGACCCTGCTTCTGACCTGCAGCTTTGTCCTGCTGCCCCTGGTCTGGCTCCGGCCCCCTGACCCAGGACCGGCTCTGAACTTCA CTCTCCAGTGTCCTGGTAGTGGCCACCTACCCCAGACCGGTGTTTCCAAGTTCAACAATCTACTCTGGAATGTTTTTACCGGCAGG GCCTTCAACAACACCTGTCTCTTTTACGGAGCGTACCGGGCGGGGCCCGAAAGCAGCTCGACATACAGTATCCGCCTGGCCTACCTCCTGAGCCCACTGGCCTGCCTGCTCCTTTGCTTCTGTGGGATTCTGCGGAG GATGGTGAAGGGGCTGCCACAGAAGATGTTCCTGGGCCAGGACTATCGGTCGCCTCTCAGTGCAAAGGTCTTCTCGTCCTGGGACTTCTGCATCCGGGGGCAGGAGGCCGCCACCATCAAGAGGCATGAGATCAGCAATGAATTCAAG atggagctggaggaggggcGTCACTTGCTGCTCCTGCAGCAGCAGACCCGGGCTCAGAGGGCCTGCCACCTGCTCACCTACCTTCGGGTCAACATCCTCATCGGGCTCCTGGTGGTTGGAGCCATCAGCGCCATCTTCTGGGCCACCAAGTACTCGCAGGACAACAAGGAG GAGTCCTTGTTTCTGCTGCTCCAGTACCTGCCCCCTGGGGTCATCGCCCTGGTCAACTTTCTGGGTCCCCTGCTGTTCGTTTTCCTGGTCCAGCTGGAGAACTACCCTCCCAACACTGAGGTCAACCTCACCCTTATCTG gtGCGTGGTGCTTAAGCTGGCCAGCCTGGGAATGTTCTCCTTCTCGCTGGGCCAGACCGTGCTGTGCATCGGCAGAAACAAGACCAGCTGTGAGTCCTACGGCTACAACGCCTGTGACTACCAG TGCTGGGAGAATTCGGTGGGAGAGGAGCTGTACAAACTCAGCATCTTCAACTTCCTCCTCACGGTGGCCTTCGCCTTCCTTGTCAGCCTGCCTAGGAG gatgttGGTGGAGCGGTTCTCTGGCCGGTTCTGGGTTTGGCTGGACCGAGAGGAGTTCCTGGTGCCCAAGAACGTGCTGGACATCGTGGAGGGGCAGACAGTCACCTGGATGGGCCTCTTCTACTGCCCCCTGCTGCCCCTGCTCAACAGCATCTTCATTTTCCTCACCTTCTATATCAAGAAG CTGGTGCTCCTCCTGGGCCTGCTCCTGGCCGCCGTACCCCTGGGCTATGTGGTCAGCAG CCTTGTCCTGACCGTGTGCATCTCCCAGTCCCAGGCCAGTTCCAGAGCCATCCGGAGACTGCGGAAGCAGCTGGTGTGG CAAGTCCAGGAGAAGTGGCACCTGGTGGATGACCTGTCGCGGCTGCTAGCGGAGCCGGGCTCCGGCGACTCTCTGGGGCCTGAGTCCCCTGTGTCCCGAGGATCACGCCCGAGATCCTTCTGCCCCGGATTTCCGTGCCCGGGCTCCCCGGGACCCAGGCCACGCAAGCCAGGACCCTCCCTTGAAGACCCCGCCGGGTTGCGCGGTGTCTCGGTCCCCGCCCATAGATTCCGCTTCCCCAGCGGTTCGGAGCTGTAG
- the TMC8 gene encoding transmembrane channel-like protein 8 isoform X3, whose translation MQRQCSGQAPGEPEAEPGGEELCEQEMKRLCLSQQPVRVLPYAMMDKRFIRQLREPEGVKTSCWQQWRRRRQTAGRRLGEAARRLTRGCGLWEGALYEIGGLFGTGIQSYFTFLRFLLLLNLLTLLLTCSFVLLPLVWLRPPDPGPALNFTLQCPGSGHLPQTGVSKFNNLLWNVFTGRAFNNTCLFYGAYRAGPESSSTYSIRLAYLLSPLACLLLCFCGILRRMVKGLPQKMFLGQDYRSPLSAKVFSSWDFCIRGQEAATIKRHEISNEFKMELEEGRHLLLLQQQTRAQRACHLLTYLRVNILIGLLVVGAISAIFWATKYSQDNKEESLFLLLQYLPPGVIALVNFLGPLLFVFLVQLENYPPNTEVNLTLIWCVVLKLASLGMFSFSLGQTVLCIGRNKTSCESYGYNACDYQCWENSVGEELYKLSIFNFLLTVAFAFLVSLPRRMLVERFSGRFWVWLDREEFLVPKNVLDIVEGQTVTWMGLFYCPLLPLLNSIFIFLTFYIKKYTLLRNSRASPRRFRASSSIFFFQLVLLLGLLLAAVPLGYVVSSIRSSWDCGLFANYSAPWQVVPELVALWLPPPSQRILYYLGSHAFSFPLLILLSLVLTVCISQSQASSRAIRRLRKQLVWSRCPSCRHPAGQRTRPQGRGVLQASSGSPATDWSGGTGSPTHCRF comes from the exons ATGCAGAGGCAGTGCTCGGGGCAGGCCCCGGGGGAGCCAGAAGCCGAGCCAGGGGGCGAGGAGCTATGTGAGCAGGAGATGAAGCGGCTGTGCCTCTCCCAGCAGCCGGTGCGGGTACTGCCCTACGCCATGATGGACAAGCGCTTTATCCG GCAGCTACGGGAGCCCGAGGGGGTGAAGACCTCCTGCTGGCAGCAGTGGCGTCGCAGGCGGCAGACTGCGGGTCGGCGACTGGGGGAGGCAGCTCGGCGGCTGACCCGGGGCTGTGGGCTCTGGGAGGGGGCTCTCTACGAGATCGGCG GCCTCTTTGGCACTGGAATCCAGTCCTATTTCACCTTCCTTCGCTTCCTGCTGCTACTTAACCTGCTGACCCTGCTTCTGACCTGCAGCTTTGTCCTGCTGCCCCTGGTCTGGCTCCGGCCCCCTGACCCAGGACCGGCTCTGAACTTCA CTCTCCAGTGTCCTGGTAGTGGCCACCTACCCCAGACCGGTGTTTCCAAGTTCAACAATCTACTCTGGAATGTTTTTACCGGCAGG GCCTTCAACAACACCTGTCTCTTTTACGGAGCGTACCGGGCGGGGCCCGAAAGCAGCTCGACATACAGTATCCGCCTGGCCTACCTCCTGAGCCCACTGGCCTGCCTGCTCCTTTGCTTCTGTGGGATTCTGCGGAG GATGGTGAAGGGGCTGCCACAGAAGATGTTCCTGGGCCAGGACTATCGGTCGCCTCTCAGTGCAAAGGTCTTCTCGTCCTGGGACTTCTGCATCCGGGGGCAGGAGGCCGCCACCATCAAGAGGCATGAGATCAGCAATGAATTCAAG atggagctggaggaggggcGTCACTTGCTGCTCCTGCAGCAGCAGACCCGGGCTCAGAGGGCCTGCCACCTGCTCACCTACCTTCGGGTCAACATCCTCATCGGGCTCCTGGTGGTTGGAGCCATCAGCGCCATCTTCTGGGCCACCAAGTACTCGCAGGACAACAAGGAG GAGTCCTTGTTTCTGCTGCTCCAGTACCTGCCCCCTGGGGTCATCGCCCTGGTCAACTTTCTGGGTCCCCTGCTGTTCGTTTTCCTGGTCCAGCTGGAGAACTACCCTCCCAACACTGAGGTCAACCTCACCCTTATCTG gtGCGTGGTGCTTAAGCTGGCCAGCCTGGGAATGTTCTCCTTCTCGCTGGGCCAGACCGTGCTGTGCATCGGCAGAAACAAGACCAGCTGTGAGTCCTACGGCTACAACGCCTGTGACTACCAG TGCTGGGAGAATTCGGTGGGAGAGGAGCTGTACAAACTCAGCATCTTCAACTTCCTCCTCACGGTGGCCTTCGCCTTCCTTGTCAGCCTGCCTAGGAG gatgttGGTGGAGCGGTTCTCTGGCCGGTTCTGGGTTTGGCTGGACCGAGAGGAGTTCCTGGTGCCCAAGAACGTGCTGGACATCGTGGAGGGGCAGACAGTCACCTGGATGGGCCTCTTCTACTGCCCCCTGCTGCCCCTGCTCAACAGCATCTTCATTTTCCTCACCTTCTATATCAAGAAG TACACTCTGCTGAGGAACTCCAGGGCGTCCCCTCGGCGATTCCGCGCCTCCAGCTCCATCTTCTTCTTCCAGCTGGTGCTCCTCCTGGGCCTGCTCCTGGCCGCCGTACCCCTGGGCTATGTGGTCAGCAG catccgctCCTCCTGGGACTGTGGCCTCTTTGCCAACTACTCGGCCCCCTGGCAGGTGGTCCCTGAGCTGGTGGCCCTCTGGCTCCCACCCCCCAGCCAGCGCATCCTCTACTACCTGGGTTCCCACGCCTTCAGCTTCCCGCTTCTCATCCTACTCAG CCTTGTCCTGACCGTGTGCATCTCCCAGTCCCAGGCCAGTTCCAGAGCCATCCGGAGACTGCGGAAGCAGCTGGTGTGG AGCCGGTGCCCCAGCTGCAGGCACCCTGCTGGACAGCGGACCAGGCCTCAGGGTAGAGGTGTTCTGCAGGCATCCTCGGGCAGCCCAGCTACAGACTGGTCAGGAGGGACAGGCTCACCCACACACTGCAGATTCTGA
- the TMC8 gene encoding transmembrane channel-like protein 8 isoform X6, which yields MQRQCSGQAPGEPEAEPGGEELCEQEMKRLCLSQQPVRVLPYAMMDKRFIRQLREPEGVKTSCWQQWRRRRQTAGRRLGEAARRLTRGCGLWEGALYEIGGLFGTGIQSYFTFLRFLLLLNLLTLLLTCSFVLLPLVWLRPPDPGPALNFTLQCPGSGHLPQTGVSKFNNLLWNVFTGRAFNNTCLFYGAYRAGPESSSTYSIRLAYLLSPLACLLLCFCGILRRMVKGLPQKMFLGQDYRSPLSAKVFSSWDFCIRGQEAATIKRHEISNEFKMELEEGRHLLLLQQQTRAQRACHLLTYLRVNILIGLLVVGAISAIFWATKYSQDNKEESLFLLLQYLPPGVIALVNFLGPLLFVFLVQLENYPPNTEVNLTLIWCVVLKLASLGMFSFSLGQTVLCIGRNKTSCESYGYNACDYQCWENSVGEELYKLSIFNFLLTVAFAFLVSLPRRMLVERFSGRFWVWLDREEFLVPKNVLDIVEGQTVTWMGLFYCPLLPLLNSIFIFLTFYIKKYTLLRNSRASPRRFRASSSIFFFQLVLLLGLLLAAVPLGYVVSSLVLTVCISQSQASSRAIRRLRKQLVWSRCPSCRHPAGQRTRPQGRGVLQASSGSPATDWSGGTGSPTHCRF from the exons ATGCAGAGGCAGTGCTCGGGGCAGGCCCCGGGGGAGCCAGAAGCCGAGCCAGGGGGCGAGGAGCTATGTGAGCAGGAGATGAAGCGGCTGTGCCTCTCCCAGCAGCCGGTGCGGGTACTGCCCTACGCCATGATGGACAAGCGCTTTATCCG GCAGCTACGGGAGCCCGAGGGGGTGAAGACCTCCTGCTGGCAGCAGTGGCGTCGCAGGCGGCAGACTGCGGGTCGGCGACTGGGGGAGGCAGCTCGGCGGCTGACCCGGGGCTGTGGGCTCTGGGAGGGGGCTCTCTACGAGATCGGCG GCCTCTTTGGCACTGGAATCCAGTCCTATTTCACCTTCCTTCGCTTCCTGCTGCTACTTAACCTGCTGACCCTGCTTCTGACCTGCAGCTTTGTCCTGCTGCCCCTGGTCTGGCTCCGGCCCCCTGACCCAGGACCGGCTCTGAACTTCA CTCTCCAGTGTCCTGGTAGTGGCCACCTACCCCAGACCGGTGTTTCCAAGTTCAACAATCTACTCTGGAATGTTTTTACCGGCAGG GCCTTCAACAACACCTGTCTCTTTTACGGAGCGTACCGGGCGGGGCCCGAAAGCAGCTCGACATACAGTATCCGCCTGGCCTACCTCCTGAGCCCACTGGCCTGCCTGCTCCTTTGCTTCTGTGGGATTCTGCGGAG GATGGTGAAGGGGCTGCCACAGAAGATGTTCCTGGGCCAGGACTATCGGTCGCCTCTCAGTGCAAAGGTCTTCTCGTCCTGGGACTTCTGCATCCGGGGGCAGGAGGCCGCCACCATCAAGAGGCATGAGATCAGCAATGAATTCAAG atggagctggaggaggggcGTCACTTGCTGCTCCTGCAGCAGCAGACCCGGGCTCAGAGGGCCTGCCACCTGCTCACCTACCTTCGGGTCAACATCCTCATCGGGCTCCTGGTGGTTGGAGCCATCAGCGCCATCTTCTGGGCCACCAAGTACTCGCAGGACAACAAGGAG GAGTCCTTGTTTCTGCTGCTCCAGTACCTGCCCCCTGGGGTCATCGCCCTGGTCAACTTTCTGGGTCCCCTGCTGTTCGTTTTCCTGGTCCAGCTGGAGAACTACCCTCCCAACACTGAGGTCAACCTCACCCTTATCTG gtGCGTGGTGCTTAAGCTGGCCAGCCTGGGAATGTTCTCCTTCTCGCTGGGCCAGACCGTGCTGTGCATCGGCAGAAACAAGACCAGCTGTGAGTCCTACGGCTACAACGCCTGTGACTACCAG TGCTGGGAGAATTCGGTGGGAGAGGAGCTGTACAAACTCAGCATCTTCAACTTCCTCCTCACGGTGGCCTTCGCCTTCCTTGTCAGCCTGCCTAGGAG gatgttGGTGGAGCGGTTCTCTGGCCGGTTCTGGGTTTGGCTGGACCGAGAGGAGTTCCTGGTGCCCAAGAACGTGCTGGACATCGTGGAGGGGCAGACAGTCACCTGGATGGGCCTCTTCTACTGCCCCCTGCTGCCCCTGCTCAACAGCATCTTCATTTTCCTCACCTTCTATATCAAGAAG TACACTCTGCTGAGGAACTCCAGGGCGTCCCCTCGGCGATTCCGCGCCTCCAGCTCCATCTTCTTCTTCCAGCTGGTGCTCCTCCTGGGCCTGCTCCTGGCCGCCGTACCCCTGGGCTATGTGGTCAGCAG CCTTGTCCTGACCGTGTGCATCTCCCAGTCCCAGGCCAGTTCCAGAGCCATCCGGAGACTGCGGAAGCAGCTGGTGTGG AGCCGGTGCCCCAGCTGCAGGCACCCTGCTGGACAGCGGACCAGGCCTCAGGGTAGAGGTGTTCTGCAGGCATCCTCGGGCAGCCCAGCTACAGACTGGTCAGGAGGGACAGGCTCACCCACACACTGCAGATTCTGA